The following proteins are co-located in the Planococcus plakortidis genome:
- a CDS encoding MgtC/SapB family protein, which yields MKLTIAALLSLVIGLERELKRKPVGLKTSMVIATFSCLLTIISIESAYIAESSSNEGVNITMDPLRLAAQIVSGIGFLGAGVILKRGNDSISGLTTAAMIWGSGGIGIAVAAGFYIEALSAVLLVLIGIEVIPPLLFHFGPKRLRQTEAKLTIYVAGEDAISEVLEELKLSGMTIEDLSILHSEQQTETLCYKLSIRMSYAQEKETIDLYREISSISSVNQVDIEMIN from the coding sequence ATGAAATTAACGATTGCTGCTCTTTTAAGTTTAGTTATAGGGTTGGAAAGGGAATTAAAAAGAAAGCCTGTTGGTTTGAAGACAAGTATGGTCATTGCCACCTTCAGCTGTCTATTGACCATTATTTCAATTGAATCTGCTTATATTGCAGAGTCGAGCAGCAACGAAGGTGTAAATATTACAATGGATCCGCTCCGGCTTGCAGCACAAATTGTTTCAGGGATTGGGTTTCTAGGTGCCGGTGTTATATTGAAGCGAGGAAATGACTCCATTTCGGGATTAACAACTGCAGCGATGATTTGGGGTTCTGGCGGAATCGGTATTGCGGTCGCTGCCGGCTTTTACATCGAAGCATTGAGCGCTGTCTTATTAGTGCTTATTGGCATTGAAGTGATACCTCCCCTCCTTTTCCATTTTGGCCCTAAGCGCCTGAGACAGACGGAAGCGAAACTGACTATTTATGTCGCCGGAGAGGACGCTATCAGTGAAGTGTTGGAAGAGCTTAAACTCAGTGGCATGACTATTGAAGACTTGTCGATTCTTCATTCTGAACAGCAAACTGAAACTTTGTGCTACAAACTTTCGATTCGCATGTCTTACGCACAAGAAAAAGAAACGATCGACCTGTATCGAGAGATTTCTTCTATTAGTAGCGTAAATCAAGTAGATATCGAAATGATTAATTAA
- the menB gene encoding 1,4-dihydroxy-2-naphthoyl-CoA synthase: protein MSTRQWVTELTYEDIKYETYNGIAKITINRPEVRNAFRPKTVHELIDAFSRARDNSDVGVIVLTGEGEKAFCSGGDQSVRGHGGYVGEDEIPRLNVLDLQRLIRVIPKPVVAMVAGYAIGGGHVLHVVCDLTIAADNARFGQTGPRVGSFDAGYGSGYLARIIGHKKAREIWYLCRQYDAQEALDMGLVNTVVPYEQLEDETVKWCEEMLEMSPTALRFVKAAMNADTDGLAGLQQMAGDATLLYYTTDEAKEGRDAFKEKRKPDFGQFPRFP from the coding sequence ATGTCAACACGTCAATGGGTTACAGAACTTACATATGAAGACATTAAATACGAAACATATAATGGGATTGCAAAAATCACCATTAACCGTCCGGAAGTGCGCAATGCGTTCCGCCCGAAAACGGTCCATGAATTGATCGACGCATTTTCACGCGCGCGCGACAATTCGGACGTCGGCGTCATCGTTTTGACAGGTGAAGGCGAAAAAGCATTCTGTTCAGGTGGAGACCAATCTGTCCGTGGACACGGCGGCTATGTCGGAGAAGATGAAATTCCACGCCTTAACGTCCTGGACTTGCAGCGCTTGATCCGCGTTATTCCGAAACCGGTTGTGGCAATGGTTGCTGGATACGCAATTGGTGGCGGACACGTCCTTCACGTTGTTTGCGATTTGACGATTGCTGCAGACAACGCGCGCTTCGGCCAAACTGGACCGCGTGTCGGTTCATTTGATGCAGGCTACGGCTCAGGCTATTTGGCACGCATTATCGGACATAAAAAAGCGCGCGAAATCTGGTACCTGTGCCGTCAATACGATGCACAGGAAGCACTTGATATGGGTCTTGTGAACACAGTTGTGCCTTACGAGCAATTGGAAGACGAAACCGTTAAATGGTGCGAAGAAATGCTTGAAATGAGCCCGACTGCACTGCGTTTTGTCAAAGCGGCAATGAATGCGGACACAGATGGCCTTGCTGGTCTTCAGCAAATGGCTGGCGACGCGACATTGCTTTATTACACAACGGATGAAGCGAAAGAAGGCCGCGATGCATTTAAAGAAAAACGCAAACCGGACTTTGGCCAATTCCCGCGTTTCCCGTGA
- a CDS encoding o-succinylbenzoate--CoA ligase codes for MAYPNWLSQRAYLTGNQLALSFGENEWTFAEVNKIALDYAGKLAHFGITEHSRVALLAKSNAEAVFVMYGCLHIGCEMVMLNERLAAAELAYQIEDAKVDRVFVGAELYEKVAAAQPISFEQLRQAPIADFHLQAEWAKDRTMSIMYTSGTTGNPKGVRQTAENHFSSAVSSALNLGVSPDDVWLCTMPLFHISGFSILMRSLVYGMGVRLYDKFDAKACADELCKGQVTHSSVVAVTLDQVLREIEQRQLRVSPRFKQVLAGGGPVPVSYLQRAEAHGIQVLQTYGMTETSSQTTTLQPADAKTKIGSAGKPLFLYQVKIDGAMSGQAGEILIKGPQVTPGYIGKFEERGVQEDGWLATGDIGYLDSEGFLFVVDRRSDLLVSGGENVYPAEIEKVLMAHPSVREAGVCAMADSMWGEVPAAFVVLDDPEVLDELSQFCREQLAGYKVPKLFRMVDALPRNASNKLLRRELKAWL; via the coding sequence ATGGCTTATCCAAATTGGTTGTCGCAGCGCGCTTATTTGACGGGAAATCAATTGGCTTTATCGTTCGGCGAGAATGAATGGACTTTTGCAGAAGTGAACAAGATCGCACTCGATTATGCCGGGAAGCTGGCACATTTCGGCATCACGGAGCATTCACGTGTCGCTTTGCTCGCTAAATCGAATGCCGAAGCGGTGTTTGTTATGTACGGCTGCCTGCATATTGGCTGTGAAATGGTCATGCTGAATGAACGGCTGGCGGCGGCGGAACTGGCTTATCAGATTGAAGATGCAAAGGTGGATCGAGTATTCGTGGGTGCTGAGTTATATGAAAAAGTGGCAGCAGCACAGCCCATTTCTTTTGAGCAATTGAGACAAGCGCCAATCGCGGATTTTCATTTGCAGGCGGAATGGGCGAAAGACCGCACTATGTCCATCATGTATACATCCGGGACGACGGGCAATCCGAAAGGGGTTCGGCAGACTGCTGAAAACCATTTTTCCAGCGCTGTGTCTTCTGCGCTGAATTTGGGCGTTTCCCCCGATGATGTCTGGCTGTGCACGATGCCGTTATTCCATATAAGTGGCTTCTCGATTTTGATGCGGTCGCTCGTCTACGGGATGGGCGTCAGGCTTTACGACAAATTCGATGCTAAGGCGTGTGCGGATGAATTATGCAAAGGGCAAGTGACGCATAGTTCGGTGGTCGCTGTCACGCTTGACCAAGTATTGCGGGAGATCGAGCAGCGGCAACTGCGCGTATCCCCACGCTTCAAGCAAGTTCTTGCAGGCGGCGGCCCGGTTCCCGTTTCATATTTGCAGCGGGCGGAAGCGCATGGCATTCAAGTGCTTCAAACTTACGGCATGACCGAAACATCTTCGCAGACGACGACTTTGCAGCCGGCTGATGCGAAAACGAAAATCGGTTCTGCCGGCAAGCCGTTATTTCTATATCAAGTAAAAATTGATGGTGCAATGTCGGGGCAAGCGGGTGAGATTCTTATTAAGGGACCTCAAGTGACACCTGGATATATTGGTAAGTTCGAGGAACGCGGTGTACAAGAAGATGGCTGGCTTGCAACAGGTGATATCGGTTATTTGGATTCAGAAGGATTTTTATTTGTTGTCGACAGGCGCTCGGATCTGCTCGTTTCCGGCGGGGAGAACGTATACCCGGCAGAAATTGAGAAAGTGTTGATGGCCCATCCATCCGTTCGGGAAGCCGGGGTTTGCGCGATGGCGGACAGCATGTGGGGAGAAGTGCCAGCAGCGTTTGTCGTGCTCGATGATCCCGAAGTATTGGATGAGCTTTCGCAATTTTGCCGGGAACAGCTGGCGGGCTATAAAGTGCCAAAATTGTTCCGCATGGTGGATGCGTTGCCGCGTAATGCATCGAATAAACTGCTCAGAAGGGAATTGAAGGCATGGCTGTAA
- a CDS encoding 1,4-dihydroxy-2-naphthoate polyprenyltransferase translates to MTHSIQADSGWRVWWQLTRPHTLTASFAPVFLGTMIAIHYTALDWALFLAMLIASLLIQAATNMFNEYYDYARGLDTKESVGIGGAIVRNGVSPKTVLVLAFLLYAISAILGLYIAASTSWWLLAVGGIGMLVGYFYTGGPYPIAYTPLGELFSGLFMGFLIVIVAFYIQTETITSTAIMLAVPSTLLVAAIMMANNIRDMDGDKKSGRRTLAILTGRPAAVTIFMWFFILSYAWIISLVLLGIVTPWALLVLLSVIKPLKVIMTFKRYTEPLQVMPAMKDTGITNTLFTFLLAIGLLVDYFLS, encoded by the coding sequence ATGACACATTCCATACAAGCCGACAGTGGGTGGCGCGTCTGGTGGCAACTCACACGTCCCCATACTTTAACGGCATCTTTTGCCCCTGTATTTCTGGGGACAATGATCGCAATCCATTATACGGCTTTAGACTGGGCGCTGTTCCTGGCCATGCTGATTGCGAGCTTGCTGATTCAAGCAGCAACCAATATGTTTAATGAGTACTATGATTACGCGAGAGGACTCGATACTAAAGAATCTGTCGGCATCGGAGGCGCTATCGTCCGAAATGGTGTTTCGCCTAAAACCGTTTTAGTACTAGCATTCCTGCTTTATGCCATCTCTGCGATACTCGGGCTCTATATTGCAGCTTCTACCAGTTGGTGGCTATTGGCAGTCGGGGGCATTGGCATGTTAGTCGGTTACTTTTATACCGGAGGCCCATACCCTATTGCTTACACGCCATTAGGTGAATTGTTTTCTGGATTGTTTATGGGCTTCCTTATTGTAATCGTCGCTTTTTATATCCAAACAGAAACCATTACCTCTACCGCTATTATGTTGGCTGTCCCTAGCACTTTGCTCGTAGCAGCCATTATGATGGCCAATAATATCCGAGACATGGATGGAGATAAAAAAAGCGGACGGCGTACTTTGGCTATATTGACTGGCAGACCGGCTGCAGTTACCATTTTTATGTGGTTCTTTATCTTATCTTATGCTTGGATTATCTCATTGGTATTGCTCGGTATTGTTACACCTTGGGCTTTATTGGTGTTACTGAGTGTTATTAAGCCCTTGAAAGTAATTATGACTTTTAAGCGCTACACAGAACCACTACAAGTAATGCCTGCTATGAAAGACACGGGAATCACGAATACATTGTTCACCTTCCTGCTGGCAATAGGTCTACTAGTAGATTATTTTTTATCTTAA
- a CDS encoding DMT family transporter: protein MEKPTIHPYIPILIGVISVAMSAIFVKMTTADAGVTAFYRMLFSILLMSPVFLYSYLPEIKKLNRRDWAFSAIAGIFLAFHFILWFESLNYTSVASSTVLVTLQPLFAFAGTYFFFKERLSVKTLISGAVAITGSVVIAYGDFQVSGSALFGDILALVACALITAYLLFGQDVRKRLSLITYTFIVYGFSTITLFFYIIAKGEPFAPYPKEEWMWFLLLALIPNLFGHTLFNWAVKWVSTNVISIAILFEPVGAAILAYFILGELVSESQIIGGSIVIAGLLFFVTDYKRIRKIFFRKSA from the coding sequence ATGGAAAAACCAACGATTCATCCTTATATACCCATTTTGATCGGAGTTATCTCAGTTGCGATGTCTGCAATCTTTGTTAAAATGACCACAGCTGATGCGGGCGTCACTGCCTTTTATCGAATGTTATTCTCTATTCTATTAATGTCTCCTGTATTCCTCTATAGCTACCTGCCCGAAATAAAGAAGCTAAATAGAAGAGACTGGGCATTTTCAGCAATTGCCGGGATCTTTTTGGCTTTTCATTTTATTCTCTGGTTTGAGTCACTTAACTACACTTCTGTAGCCAGTTCTACAGTTCTGGTGACATTGCAGCCTCTTTTTGCATTTGCTGGCACATACTTTTTCTTTAAAGAGCGCCTCTCTGTAAAAACCTTGATATCTGGGGCGGTCGCAATCACTGGAAGTGTTGTAATTGCATATGGTGACTTTCAGGTAAGTGGAAGTGCTTTGTTTGGTGACATATTGGCACTCGTTGCATGTGCGTTGATTACTGCGTATTTATTATTCGGGCAAGATGTTCGAAAGCGTTTATCTTTAATAACATATACATTCATTGTGTATGGTTTTAGTACGATAACGCTATTTTTCTATATTATTGCTAAAGGAGAGCCGTTTGCTCCTTATCCTAAGGAAGAATGGATGTGGTTTCTTCTACTAGCTCTAATCCCCAATCTTTTTGGACATACTTTATTTAATTGGGCAGTGAAGTGGGTAAGTACAAACGTAATTTCGATCGCTATTCTTTTTGAGCCAGTAGGGGCGGCAATCTTAGCGTATTTTATACTTGGAGAACTGGTCAGCGAATCACAAATTATTGGTGGAAGCATTGTAATAGCGGGTCTGTTGTTTTTTGTGACTGATTATAAAAGAATTAGAAAAATCTTTTTTCGAAAAAGTGCTTGA
- the menH gene encoding 2-succinyl-6-hydroxy-2,4-cyclohexadiene-1-carboxylate synthase, which yields MELMANGVRYHVKVAGGEDLPVLVLLHGFTGSTATWKTVIENWRDHRIVAIDLIGHGQTESPTDESRYTMERQLDDLDFIFEEMKLENFTLLGYSMGGRTALAYACEFPDRVDQLILESASPGLKTEAAREERRERDTQLAFNILEGGIEQFVGKWENIPLFDSQKSLPEFVRKQVKQERLAQSAVGLANSLKGMGTGSQQSYWNCLPELKIPVLLITGELDPKFCAIAREMQELLPNAEHCIISAGHAIHVEKPAEFATMVMERINGINEED from the coding sequence ATGGAATTGATGGCAAATGGAGTTCGCTACCATGTTAAAGTGGCGGGAGGTGAAGACCTTCCTGTCCTGGTCTTGCTCCATGGTTTTACGGGCAGCACGGCTACATGGAAAACAGTCATTGAAAACTGGCGCGACCACCGGATTGTGGCGATTGACTTGATTGGGCACGGCCAAACAGAAAGCCCGACAGATGAAAGCCGTTATACGATGGAGCGGCAACTGGATGACCTTGACTTCATTTTTGAGGAGATGAAGTTAGAGAACTTCACTTTGCTCGGTTATTCGATGGGCGGGCGTACGGCGCTTGCGTATGCTTGTGAATTTCCAGACCGTGTTGACCAGCTTATTTTGGAAAGTGCTTCCCCCGGTTTGAAAACCGAAGCTGCAAGGGAAGAGCGGCGAGAGCGGGATACCCAGTTGGCCTTTAACATTCTTGAAGGCGGCATAGAACAATTTGTTGGGAAATGGGAAAATATCCCGTTGTTCGACAGCCAGAAATCCTTGCCGGAATTTGTACGCAAGCAAGTGAAGCAAGAGCGGCTCGCACAATCTGCAGTAGGCTTGGCAAACAGCTTAAAGGGCATGGGCACAGGTTCACAGCAATCGTATTGGAATTGTCTGCCGGAATTGAAGATACCGGTTTTACTGATCACCGGTGAGTTGGATCCGAAGTTTTGCGCCATCGCGCGTGAGATGCAGGAGCTCTTGCCGAACGCAGAACACTGCATCATTTCAGCGGGACATGCGATTCATGTGGAAAAACCGGCTGAATTTGCTACAATGGTTATGGAACGAATAAATGGAATCAATGAGGAGGACTAG
- a CDS encoding cation diffusion facilitator family transporter produces the protein MGEFFGLLKGGNKPSLYAALINTFIAIMKGVAFTFTGNVAMFAETMHSIGDAANQYFVFIGSALSKKAPTKRFPNGFGRLLNLVLLAAVLIVGIMAYETIREGWHQMVHPMEAEGFIISVVVLSIAILLELFVLYKAGKEVLHEAGVKGGALAPLTTSFTHLNRAKPATKLVFLEDLVATSGGILALVAVLIAHYTGFLQIEGAASIAIGLMMFYVVTKIFLDNARGVIGETDEQMVNHIANLLSERPSVKDIRELEVVKEGEFLHVETLVEVDPNLTVKEADELQNRLAELILSQPSVDDVVVSLDADDGEKHWVHVSKRPESLKKPE, from the coding sequence TTGGGCGAATTCTTTGGATTGTTAAAGGGTGGAAATAAACCATCTCTTTATGCTGCACTCATTAATACGTTTATTGCTATTATGAAAGGCGTTGCCTTTACTTTTACCGGGAATGTCGCGATGTTCGCGGAAACGATGCACTCTATCGGTGATGCAGCGAACCAATATTTTGTTTTTATTGGATCTGCATTATCGAAAAAAGCTCCGACTAAACGTTTTCCGAATGGTTTTGGCCGGCTGTTAAACTTAGTCTTACTTGCGGCAGTTTTGATTGTCGGAATCATGGCATATGAAACTATCCGTGAAGGTTGGCATCAGATGGTCCACCCGATGGAAGCGGAAGGCTTCATCATCAGTGTTGTTGTTCTATCAATCGCAATTTTACTTGAGTTGTTTGTACTTTACAAAGCTGGTAAAGAAGTTCTGCATGAAGCTGGTGTGAAAGGCGGAGCACTTGCTCCACTTACTACAAGTTTCACCCATCTAAACCGTGCAAAACCAGCTACCAAACTGGTTTTCTTAGAAGACTTAGTTGCCACTTCTGGCGGTATCCTCGCATTAGTTGCTGTCTTGATTGCCCATTACACTGGTTTTCTTCAAATTGAAGGCGCAGCATCGATTGCCATCGGTTTGATGATGTTCTACGTTGTTACCAAAATCTTTTTGGATAATGCACGTGGAGTCATTGGTGAAACGGATGAACAGATGGTCAACCATATTGCAAACCTTCTTTCTGAACGGCCTTCTGTCAAAGACATCCGTGAGCTCGAAGTAGTAAAAGAAGGTGAATTTCTTCATGTTGAAACTCTAGTGGAGGTTGACCCTAACTTAACAGTTAAAGAAGCTGACGAGTTACAGAATCGTTTGGCTGAACTTATCTTGAGCCAGCCGAGCGTCGATGATGTAGTTGTCTCATTGGACGCTGACGATGGTGAGAAACATTGGGTTCATGTTAGCAAACGGCCTGAATCATTGAAGAAACCGGAATAA
- a CDS encoding multidrug resistance efflux transporter family protein yields the protein MKPILFGLAGAMFFAVTFIINALMEAQGGHWVWSASLRYLFMIPFLLLIVVLRGNLLPLLHEMKKHKVKWLLWSFIGFGLFYAPLCFAAAYSPGWLIAGTWQFTIIAGTLLAPLFFLKIHISGQTVMHRQHIPIKALLFSTIILAGIALLQLDHLTNVTTFTLLLGLVPVLIAAFAYPLGNRKMMEVCEDRLDAYQRVLGMTIASLPLWLILSIYGFLTTGLPSNAQTYQSLIVAISSGVIATVLFFMATDMVRNNMSKLAAVEATQSLEVIFALIGEFFLLSIAFPSSIALIGLTMVIVGMAIHSFTSHSEQKIEKEKSAMHMNA from the coding sequence ATGAAACCAATTTTATTTGGACTTGCAGGAGCAATGTTTTTTGCAGTCACATTTATTATTAATGCTTTAATGGAAGCTCAAGGAGGGCATTGGGTTTGGAGTGCGTCCTTGCGCTATCTGTTTATGATCCCTTTCCTCCTATTAATTGTCGTACTTAGGGGTAATTTACTTCCGCTCCTCCATGAAATGAAAAAACATAAGGTGAAATGGTTATTGTGGAGCTTCATAGGATTCGGTCTTTTTTACGCTCCCTTGTGTTTTGCAGCAGCATACTCCCCAGGATGGCTAATAGCTGGAACTTGGCAATTTACAATCATCGCTGGAACTTTACTGGCTCCTCTTTTTTTCCTCAAAATACATATATCCGGCCAAACTGTCATGCACAGACAACACATACCGATTAAAGCCTTGTTATTTTCAACTATCATCCTAGCAGGAATAGCACTTCTTCAGCTTGATCACCTTACTAATGTCACTACTTTCACATTATTGCTTGGGTTAGTGCCCGTTTTAATTGCAGCTTTCGCTTATCCACTTGGCAATAGAAAAATGATGGAAGTTTGTGAAGATCGGCTAGATGCATATCAACGGGTTCTTGGAATGACAATTGCCAGTCTGCCTCTTTGGTTGATTCTTTCTATTTATGGCTTTTTAACAACTGGATTGCCTTCTAACGCTCAAACTTATCAATCTTTGATTGTTGCCATCAGTTCAGGAGTAATAGCGACTGTTCTATTTTTTATGGCAACCGATATGGTCAGAAATAACATGTCAAAACTTGCCGCAGTGGAAGCTACACAATCTTTGGAAGTCATATTTGCATTAATTGGTGAATTTTTTCTACTAAGCATTGCATTCCCTTCTTCAATAGCATTAATTGGTTTAACCATGGTAATAGTAGGAATGGCAATACATAGTTTCACGTCACATAGTGAACAAAAAATAGAGAAAGAAAAAAGCGCCATGCATATGAATGCATGA
- a CDS encoding isochorismate synthase, with protein MNSQPYSSTEQMEANRFSGYRFYTETIEVSTMSALAFFEAGQEQYEGKRMFWQNREKSFTMVGLGHAYVLTADDYKGRFSSIQKDWKALSAQLVNEETAVQPVLFGGFSFDPLNNQPSGWRNFPQAYFAVPTFQLIIKGEQAYVSVHLITKQPNSFMDFEALRKERDRLIHGAQVSEPKAYQKPTVSNKKELKKEEYMRSIEKVTDVIRAGEVEKVVIARALELGFKEALAPASALYQAANEQPESFLFGLEAGKQFFFGATPERLVKVEQQKALSTCLAGSTPRGQSVEQDEALGQALLDDSKNRSEHHYVVQMIGNVFQEHCSSPRIPQNPKLMKIRDIQHLYTPVEGELKNGSSLLDLVEALHPTPALGGEPKQQALSLIRSYEPLNRGYYAAPIGWIDAKGDGEFAVAIRSALLDGDKAYLFAGGGIVADSTPQAEYDETWVKFRPMLRVLGGNLHDES; from the coding sequence GTGAATTCACAACCGTATTCATCAACTGAACAAATGGAAGCGAACCGCTTTAGCGGGTACCGTTTCTATACAGAAACCATTGAAGTATCAACCATGTCCGCTTTGGCATTTTTTGAAGCGGGGCAGGAACAATACGAAGGCAAGAGGATGTTTTGGCAGAACCGCGAGAAATCCTTTACGATGGTCGGCCTTGGACATGCTTATGTGCTGACCGCTGATGATTATAAAGGACGTTTCAGCAGCATCCAGAAGGATTGGAAAGCTTTAAGTGCCCAATTGGTAAATGAAGAAACAGCAGTGCAACCAGTGTTATTTGGCGGTTTTTCATTTGATCCTTTGAACAATCAGCCGAGCGGGTGGCGTAATTTCCCTCAGGCTTATTTTGCTGTGCCGACGTTTCAGCTTATTATTAAAGGTGAACAAGCGTATGTCAGCGTTCATTTGATCACTAAGCAGCCAAATAGTTTTATGGATTTTGAAGCGTTACGGAAAGAACGCGACCGGCTGATTCACGGTGCGCAAGTTTCAGAACCAAAGGCGTATCAAAAACCCACAGTTTCGAACAAGAAGGAACTGAAAAAAGAAGAATATATGCGGTCCATTGAAAAGGTGACAGATGTAATCCGTGCAGGGGAAGTTGAAAAAGTGGTTATCGCAAGAGCGCTGGAGCTTGGTTTTAAAGAAGCTTTAGCACCGGCCTCAGCTCTTTACCAGGCAGCTAATGAACAACCAGAAAGCTTTTTGTTTGGCCTTGAAGCCGGCAAACAATTCTTCTTCGGGGCGACTCCAGAGCGCCTTGTGAAAGTGGAACAGCAAAAGGCATTGTCTACATGTTTAGCAGGCTCTACACCCCGCGGCCAATCGGTTGAACAGGATGAAGCATTGGGGCAAGCCTTATTGGATGATTCGAAAAACCGTTCTGAGCATCATTATGTTGTACAGATGATCGGCAATGTATTCCAGGAACATTGTTCGAGTCCGCGCATTCCGCAAAATCCTAAATTGATGAAAATTCGGGATATACAGCATTTGTATACGCCCGTTGAAGGCGAGCTGAAAAATGGGAGCTCACTATTGGATCTAGTCGAAGCGCTGCATCCGACGCCGGCACTTGGCGGTGAGCCGAAACAGCAGGCATTGAGTTTAATTCGCTCGTATGAACCATTAAATAGAGGGTATTATGCGGCGCCAATCGGTTGGATTGATGCAAAAGGCGATGGCGAATTTGCCGTAGCGATTCGTTCGGCTTTACTTGACGGGGATAAAGCCTATTTATTCGCGGGCGGCGGCATTGTGGCGGATTCTACTCCACAAGCTGAATATGATGAAACATGGGTGAAGTTCCGCCCGATGCTTCGTGTATTGGGAGGAAATTTGCATGACGAATCGTGA
- the menD gene encoding 2-succinyl-5-enolpyruvyl-6-hydroxy-3-cyclohexene-1-carboxylic-acid synthase, which translates to MTNREFLTEYVSTFTHSLMHAGVKKAVISPGSRSTPLAYAFMKQEGIKTYRQIDERSAGFYALGLAKASNSPVVLICTSGTAAANYFPAIVEAYYARVPLLVITADRPHELREVGAPQAINQINLFGSHVKWSADLPLPEQGNRLDFLKRHLGRAAAMAESAPKGPVHLNVPFREPLGIDFEQPYESDRELYRFESGQQLTDEAAGFLREVFSHPRGLLIAGENTAQISSEQWEFIRRLGWPVLADPLSNLRSNVPDDLMDVIVDSYDALLKNEKFADSVAPDVVVRIGPQPVSKPLSQFLAKNKPARYVVIDESPLFRDPQSAVTHHVQQHSSVLWELSLEVKASKHYLEQWIKAGELVRQSMSAHCQQELDEGVLAKAFFDELDGCDLTVSSSMPIRDADTYFQSTQRDVRIYANRGANGIDGVVSTAFGIQAANQRPGYLLIGDLALLHDMNGLLASKLQAAELTIVVMNNDGGGIFSYLPQSKEERYYEELFGTPTGIQFKAAADMYDAEYFSAKTVDELQSVLRTPKEKPVRIIEVETNRSNNVTVHRKLWSRLDEGLNTWN; encoded by the coding sequence ATGACGAATCGTGAGTTTTTAACTGAATATGTTTCGACGTTTACCCATTCGCTGATGCACGCAGGGGTAAAAAAAGCAGTCATCAGTCCAGGTTCCCGTTCGACGCCTCTTGCTTACGCTTTTATGAAACAAGAGGGGATAAAGACGTATCGTCAAATAGACGAACGTTCGGCTGGGTTTTACGCGCTTGGCTTGGCAAAAGCTTCAAACAGCCCAGTTGTTTTGATTTGTACATCAGGGACTGCGGCAGCCAATTATTTCCCAGCGATTGTAGAAGCCTATTATGCGCGTGTGCCGCTTCTCGTAATTACAGCGGATCGCCCGCACGAGCTTCGTGAAGTTGGGGCTCCGCAAGCGATCAATCAGATCAATTTGTTCGGCTCCCATGTCAAGTGGTCAGCTGATCTGCCCTTGCCCGAACAAGGCAACCGGTTGGACTTTTTAAAGCGTCATTTGGGGCGTGCAGCAGCCATGGCTGAAAGTGCACCCAAGGGTCCAGTGCATTTGAATGTGCCGTTCCGTGAACCGTTGGGCATCGATTTCGAACAGCCTTATGAAAGCGACAGAGAACTATACCGTTTTGAAAGCGGCCAGCAGCTGACCGATGAAGCTGCGGGATTTTTGCGAGAAGTATTCAGCCATCCTCGCGGCTTGTTGATTGCTGGGGAAAATACTGCTCAGATTTCATCGGAGCAATGGGAATTTATCCGCCGTCTCGGTTGGCCGGTGCTTGCCGATCCGCTGTCGAATTTGCGGTCGAATGTACCGGATGATCTTATGGATGTTATTGTTGATTCATATGATGCTTTGTTGAAAAATGAAAAATTCGCTGACAGTGTAGCGCCGGATGTGGTCGTTCGAATCGGGCCGCAGCCGGTTTCCAAGCCGCTTAGCCAGTTTTTGGCGAAAAACAAGCCTGCGAGATACGTCGTCATCGACGAAAGCCCGTTGTTCAGGGATCCGCAATCCGCCGTTACGCACCATGTCCAACAGCATAGTTCTGTCCTATGGGAGTTGAGCTTGGAAGTGAAAGCTTCAAAGCACTACTTGGAGCAATGGATCAAAGCGGGAGAATTGGTGCGGCAGTCCATGTCCGCACATTGCCAGCAAGAGTTGGATGAAGGCGTGTTGGCAAAAGCCTTTTTCGATGAACTCGATGGTTGTGATTTAACCGTCAGCAGCAGCATGCCGATCCGGGATGCGGATACCTATTTCCAGTCGACGCAGAGGGATGTGCGGATTTATGCCAACAGGGGTGCGAATGGGATCGACGGGGTGGTATCGACGGCTTTCGGGATCCAGGCAGCGAACCAACGGCCCGGGTATTTGTTGATCGGCGATTTGGCTTTGCTGCATGATATGAATGGCTTGCTTGCGTCTAAATTACAAGCTGCAGAGCTGACGATTGTCGTCATGAATAATGATGGCGGCGGGATATTCTCCTATTTGCCGCAGTCGAAAGAAGAGCGCTATTACGAGGAACTATTTGGTACCCCGACCGGGATCCAATTCAAAGCGGCTGCTGACATGTACGATGCGGAATACTTCTCTGCAAAGACTGTGGACGAATTGCAGTCGGTGCTTAGAACACCGAAAGAAAAACCGGTACGCATCATCGAAGTGGAAACAAACCGTTCGAACAACGTAACGGTTCACCGCAAATTGTGGAGCCGCCTGGATGAGGGGCTAAACACATGGAATTGA